AAAGAACAAATGAGGTCGAAATGTTATACTGAATGATCTGAGGCTTTCATCCTGTTGACAGAAAGCTGTCTGAACCTGGAGCTCCAGTTCACACCGTTCCAGCTTTATCACACCGAGTATGTCATTGTGTTTCTATAAAAGAAGTCGTAACGTTTATATGTTGACATTTTTTTTGATATTTGAATAGATGAAACGCAATGTttcttgttgtttatttatttattatttttttcagggtGCATTGTGGAGATGGATCCAGTGAGACTGTGTTTCTCCTCAGTGGGCATGATCAGCGCATACATCTTTACAAAGAGGTCAGCCTGGTTTAGAAATGTTGTCAGAGTAATGGCTTTTAATTGTTAAGGGTTTTCTTGTGCTTCTCTCATACTCTTGAATTTCCTTCTCAATGTCTGATAATAGAATGCGTCTCTGCACCAGTTTGAGGAGCAGCCAGTAGAAAGACTCTTTCCTGAACTGCAGGAGCTGCCAAGCAAGTGAGTGTTTATTTTTCTGCAGTTCAAGTTTTGATGATGATGGTAATTAGTATGTATCTTGTTTCATTGCAGTGTGTTATGGTTAAACGTCTTGAGCATTGAACAAAATCGGCGACTCACTGCGTTTGGATGTCAGAACGGTTCTGTTGGACTTTCTCTTGTCAACCAAAAGGGACCTGGTGAgtaacacacacttacacactttcCCCTTCTTcttaaaatgtaatgtgatgATGAAAGTTCTGACTTTCTTTGTACATTTGCCTTATTAGAGATTCTCCAAAACTGGCGTGTGAAGCATGACAGTCCCATCTCCACTGTGTTGCTGTTCCCTTTGAAAGAGCAGCACGAGAGCACTGACACGAACAGTGAGTGATCCAGCTCAAGTGATCACAGTAATCAACCACACTTAAAACAAAGAGAGTGTTTAGGGCTTTAGGCCATTGTCTAAAATGTTTAGAGTACAGACAGTCACATCTAGATCACTCTGAATTCatatttagattaaacatttttaatgagttgtgcttaattatttatttttatgcaacaTTATTAATGACAGGCAATCTCCAGACTGTTGTTATTGATCGctctttctttatttttgctCACAGGCACTCAAAGGGAAACATTTAATCTGTTGGTAACCAGTTCAATAGAAATGGCTGTTGTGTACAGGTTAGAGCCTTTTTAGTATGTTGCTTCATGTTCTCCACCATGTGTCTGGTTGagtgtataaaataaatgtgtgtctgtgtgtgttcagggaTGTGGAGAAGTATGGACTGAGCAGACAGCTGTGCTTGGCAGAAAGTGACCAGTGCGATGCAGTTCTCTGTGCTCTTGTTGTTGATCTGGATTTTGATGGACAACATGAGCTGTTGCTGGGAACATATGGACAGGTACAGTGCTGGATTTTAAGTACAGAAACACTTGCTGTGGAACTAAAGTATGCCACAATGAAAGAGTTTGCAACTTCAATTCAAGCAGCTTAGCAGTATGCACAATTATGTGTTTGATTCCTGATCTACAGGACCTACTGTGCTACAAATTTCACAAACCAGTGGGAGCTTTTGAAGATAAGTTACAGCTGCTGTGGAGACGGAGTTTTAAAAGTCCCTTGCTGTCAATGATTTATCTAGACCTGGATGGTGATGGACTGAGAGAGTTAGCCGTTCTTACCTTAAAAGGCCTGCATGTCCTACAGGTAACTATCACAGAGctgattcattattattattttgatgtgttCAGTTAATTAATCCTCTCCGTTTTGGTTACGTATTTTTCCCCTCCACAGCACAGTCTTAGAACAACAGCGGATCTTGTTCTTCAGAGATTATCCACTTTAGTATCAAGACTGCCTGTTTCTTCAAAAGACCAACCAATCGAAAACCAAGATGGCGAAGAGGAGTCCATTTCAGTCAGCAATGAACTGATAACTGCAGCCACCTAACACTGACTTTTATGtgacagatatatatttttaatttaaaggtgGCAAAGGAAGGAGAAGCGTATGAACAGTAAAATATCTAATTTTCTTTGTGTAAGAATGCATACTAGAATCCATCTAACAGGTGTTTCTGCAAGCATAGCTTATCCAGTGTTTTGCTGGTTGAATGGTGTCTCCTGTAGAGAGATGTCACCCTTCAATAACGAGATATAATGACAGACTCGAATTTTGCACCAGTGCTGTGACTAAAGTTGATGCTGTTGATGATGATTCCTTGCTGGTGCCATGTTTGTTGCCAGACTTATTCAATCCGTCTTAATGATCATAAGCAATTTTTGTTCAGTGTGACCTAATTTCTGTGCCTATTTGCTTTGGGAAACAGGTTTTTCAGTCAAATAAATTTCTAACAAAAATATCATTTTGCCAGAACTTTGAAGGACCTTATGTACAGATTTGAACAATTTTTCATTCCAACGTTGATTAACTTTCTATTAAAACTtgtctttgtttatttacatAATCATAACGTGCTACTGACTTCTGCTAGTCAGTAGCAGGTGATATTAAAGGTAGGGGATATTCACATTTTATTTGTTAAGAATTTCTATACCTTTCAAACAATACGTCATCAATAATGTTGGTCCATTTTGAATCTACTGAAAGATAAATACTTGATATGGTTTCATTAGAGTTCAGGAAATTTCAAAGCTCTTCAGGCAAGTGGTGTTCTGGTTTTTCTATATCTCCAGTAGAGGGCGCCCTCAGTTAAGATCGTATCACATGTAAAAGATCCCGAGGTCAGGCTTGACGTGACTCAGTGTGCAGTCTGAGACTGTCATGTTTGGCTCGCTCTGGGTTTGCAGCTAGATAATACTGGACCCCTATCCATTTCAGGCCTGTAGATTTAGATGTGGTCTGAGGATGAGTGGATTTTAatagtttaggtttttttttttttttttttgtatcagccACAGATTTGTGATGCATTGGGAATCTAGCTATTTGGTTGTCGAACTGTTAAACCCTGCAGATAAACATTCTTAGCCTCTCAAAAGAGTAGCTGAAAGATCTCTGATTTATCAATTTCAGCACAACAGACAGTTCCTATTACTATATCCATTTTGTAATATACAGAGGTCCAAAAGGTCACAAGGCCGACCAGTGATGCCCATGTATCTTGCAAGAATACCCAAAAGCACATTATTTTGTCTGTTGTCTTCTACTGTTTTTGCGTATCATATATGGTTTGTTTTTGGAGTATATCAcaactaggttttttttttttttttacatgtaattagtatgttattaggggccaagcaccgaaggtgcgtaggcacctattgtaattgttcctgttcctattattattattattattccttcttCCGACTAGGAGTCTATGGCAGCCTATAGAACCGATTGCAGGAAAGTTGTAATGGTTTGAcattctgatagaggacagtgccaACATTAAGTACACCAATTTTGGTGTGTCCAAGTCattccctctagcgccaccaccTGTCCAAAATTTCACTTTTATATTGCTAATAACTTTAGAACCGTCTGGTCAATCAACAAGCTTGATGTCGATTCGATTGCACCCTATGACTTCATTTTCCGTCATAGAAATATGGCTGCTATTTAGAATTTTtggaaaaacctactttttcgaactcgtcctagacctTTCGTCCAATttacaaacttctgaacagtttgTCCAAAAATCATACAATTGGTCTTGTTAGATTCAGGGCAACATGCCGAGTCGACTGATATCCATTTTTACCATTTCGGCTATTTTGACTGTCGggcattttgatttttttgctaaaatgctgtattttaagaACGCATCAACGGATTGTTACAAAACATGGTAGGGGTCATCAGCACGATGTCCAGAAGGAGTGTGAGAAGTTTcgaaacagcgccacctagtggtgaatgtcttttttttttacactcctGAAACCTTACCGAGTCCTACGATACCAAACATGCTAGGTTTTGCCTTACGGTTTGTGAAGCGTTGTGATTTAGCGCTTAAAAACCATTTGGCTATATCTTCGAAACCGCTTTGTCTGATTGAGACGAAACCACCGTCAGAAGTTCGAAAACATAGGTCAATAGCCATATGCCAATGCGAAAATATTGATAGTAAGGGGTAGTAAAATTCAATCAAAGTCATGTGTCAGTCATTTTTTACgtgttttttcatataaatgtctataatgctgaagtgaattgagatattttcaccaaaattgacacacatatgtatgggcGCACTCTGaggacacattaaaaaaaatggtgtgactgagcctcttggtggcgctataatagaacaaaacatgcaaaattcccattgacttcaatgcagttttctgaaataaaatgctttactaaacaaatgcattggtGTAATATTACGAAACTCAGAATGTGCCAACAACACCATCCCCTGAAGGTACTCTAAATATTTCGAAACAGTTAtaacaaaatttccaaaaagtctaataacttttgaataaatctggcTATTGAAATGCCGCTGGTCTTAATAGATTCCTTGGGTCAAGCCGAGAACATAGATGCCAAGTTCTCCTTATTTGGCCAAACCTCCTGTCCGCCATCTTGATTTTCagtcaaaacctactttttcgaactcctcctagaccatttgtccgattttcaccaaaatcaaatcatatcatcttcagactaAGCCAACTAAAAcatatggatttcgtgtcgatagacACAACCGTTTTCATACAGCGCCCCTATGAACCTTTAGCACTGTGCCAAAATATCTCTAAGGCTATATAtcttcaaagctttgacatactgacaccaaactttgtatgtgcaagagtcacctcacactgaccattccaAACTAATTTGGTAACAGGGCCACCTTTTGGTCACACGTGATAAGCCAATAAAACCTATTAATAGTTGTTGCGTTaattgttttcaagccattttgcctaaaataatcttaaaatggttttaattactcattcctgccgtttgtctgaagcttgcttctgtagtgcttagccccgttattgctgcttgcagctatattttatattatttagcttttttttatttttttaatatggttTTTGTTTTTGGAGGCTCTAAATAAACCCTTTGGGTTTTCTGCCTTTTCCTGCAGCGTGTATAGATTGTACTTTTATACagaaaaaacaattacaattacgagactaccattcaaaagttggcaagattttatgattttgaaagatgttttttttatactcaccaaggctgcattaatttgatcaaaaataaagtaaaacaacaatagttaaattacaattttacaaaaacttttgttttaatatattttaaaatgtaacttgcaTTTTAATTCAGCAAGCTGAAGTTTCAGTAGCCTTTAGTCTTCAGTATAACATGacgcttcagaaatcattctaatatgctgatttggtgctcaggaaacatttcttaatgtTGTGCTTcttgatatttttgtgaaattataCTAAAGTACTAAAAAAGGTTAACTGAGTTCATGCAAGTGGTGTAACCAAAATGTGAgctcaacatgtttttttttatagcctAGACTCTAGACTACCCTGTCCAATGTATGGTCTGATCATAAATGTGTTAATTTCCTGGATTTTGTGTTCATTTGCACAACAGCAATCCCACCGTTACAAGACAATATGCACAAGACAAACTCTTCACTAATTTAATACATTGTCACACAAATTTACTGTTATACAAGACCGgtcaactgaagaaaaaaaaattattaatagcaatattaaaaaaaaaaaaaaaaaattaaaaattaaatgatacAAAACATTGAGTCCAGTCTTATTCTGGAAATAAAGGTAATCTTAACAGTCCCATTTCTTTTCCTCCGGGTCATGAGATAAGACATGCTATGGTGCTGAGCTCTAAAGGTGACTGGGAGCTTAGTGGTTGTTATAATGGGTTCAGTTGGCGTGCTGTGCAGTTGAAAAACACAGTTTAAGAGTGTATGGGTAAGGCCCACCTgaggaaaaagaagaaaatttaAGAAACAATGGTTAGCGCTAACAGCTCAAACTTAGAACAGTATAAAAATGTGCAGCAGCTAGCCACAGTTTCACTTACTAGGGTTAGTCATCTGGTGGTGGTTCATCATAGCAAGAGCCTCCATAGCATCATTTACAGACTCCCACTCCAACAGACCAGATGAACTTCTCTCACCTGCAGTTCCACCaacacaagagcacacacacatgcacgtgtATTTATGTAGAACCAAACACTGTTCACTTTACACACAGTAAACTGACTGTTTTTATACAAACACATTCAACTCTGTAACTCACTCTTGCCAGTGAACAGTTTGACGCTggctggattcttgatttccaaCTCATCACAAATCTGTAGATAAAGGTTCAAAAAGAGACTATTAAACCCTTAATTTCACACATTAAAATCACAAGACACTCCAATTACgtccaattttgaaaaaaaaaaaaaaaaaaatagtgtaatcTTTTCTTCCCTATTGTGACATACTCAAATGAAATGGCTATAGGATTGAACAGATAAACAAAACTCAGAAAATTGTTGAAAGGGGGAAATGTTACAAactcaacattaaaaaaaaaaaacacgttccataaaaaaataattttataaacatACATCTATAGATGACAACTAGCTGGGTTTCCATCCAAATTTAACTTGTGCAAAATTTGAATATTGACGCATAAACCGTTTCCATCCAAGAGGTcatagaaaacaaaataactaCTTACTGATtaactggcactaaatatcactaagaaGCCACTGAATACAATCATTTTCATATagaataaatttaaaaagtagactaaacaaaataaatgtggtCACTGCTATCGGAGGTGTAGTCAAGCAAttttacagaaatactttgacaaCAGGCTTTGCCCAGGCATTAAAGAATGACCATAAAACATTTCAGACACTTTGAAACGAGATTGGTCTGCTGGTTAGAGAGGTTATGCCATCTCATAGTGCAGTCACATGACTTCTGATGTGCATGGAGACATTTGTtcacaaaatgcatttccatctcccattatttgCATTAAGCCTTTTTCAAAAACAACCTCAAGCGAGCAtgcaattattatatatttttttgtgaattaaggATTTTTTTCGTTTCATTTAGCATTTCCATCACTTGTTTCTGAT
Above is a window of Carassius carassius chromosome 4, fCarCar2.1, whole genome shotgun sequence DNA encoding:
- the kptn gene encoding KICSTOR complex protein kaptin, whose product is MLPDIKGTCSFVEDSFSRFPSQSNIYGLCQAGEQELLAATLKGKVVCFRYQDLQRKIRPVAREIQFTYIPVDAEIVSIDAFNKSAPKRGLVVGITFIKDSGDKATPFLNIYCDYEPGSEFNLESIAQSCLNLELQFTPFQLYHTEVHCGDGSSETVFLLSGHDQRIHLYKENASLHQFEEQPVERLFPELQELPSNVLWLNVLSIEQNRRLTAFGCQNGSVGLSLVNQKGPEILQNWRVKHDSPISTVLLFPLKEQHESTDTNSTQRETFNLLVTSSIEMAVVYRDVEKYGLSRQLCLAESDQCDAVLCALVVDLDFDGQHELLLGTYGQDLLCYKFHKPVGAFEDKLQLLWRRSFKSPLLSMIYLDLDGDGLRELAVLTLKGLHVLQHSLRTTADLVLQRLSTLVSRLPVSSKDQPIENQDGEEESISVSNELITAAT